Proteins encoded in a region of the Bombyx mori chromosome 23, ASM3026992v2 genome:
- the LOC105842302 gene encoding uncharacterized protein LOC105842302, which yields MDQFFEKLQKDGKNSVDNIIKWMKDSKIIDEVKASEEKARKLFEGVPDINNIDINKLKEVINKMAAEQKKNVEELTTMLEKQPPKVLDALQAGASAFKAALEKK from the exons atggaccAATTTTTCGAAAAACTACAGAAAGACGGAAAGAACAGCGTCGACAACATTATCAAATGGATGAAAGATT CTAAAATAATAGATGAAGTGAAAGCTTCCGAGGAGAAGGCGCGAAAGTTGTTCGAAGGCGTTCCGGATATCAACAATATAgacataaataaattgaaagagGTTATCAACAAAATGGCCGCCGAACAGAAGAAAAACGTTGAAGAGTTGACCACCATGCTCGAGAAGCAGCCGCCTAAGGTTTTGGACGCACTGCAGGCCGGAGCTAGTGCTTTTAAGGCAGCTTTAGAGAAAAAATAG
- the LOC101737739 gene encoding ets DNA-binding protein pokkuri: MTYTLSVFTMPTQVRCDRVPPAHESQWGALDLRVLQEDDLPLDPRSWCRADVGAWVSRRGGLPERFPMNGKALCLMSRDMFASRVPNKGFELHQDFRRRLAKALALQDFFEKMSKN, encoded by the exons atg ACTTACACACTCTCCGTCTTCACGATGCCGACCCAGGTCCGATGCGACAGAGTGCCGCCAGCACACGAGAGCCAGTGGGGGGCTCTCGACTTGAGGGTGTTGCAGGAAGACGATCTCCCATTAG ACCCTCGGTCCTGGTGTCGCGCTGACGTCGGCGCGTGGGTGTCGCGGCGCGGTGGCCTCCCGGAGCGTTTCCCGATGAACGGGAAGGCCCTGTGTCTGATGTCCAGGGACATGTTCGCTTCGAGGGTTCCAAACAAAGGATTTGAACTGCATCAG GACTTCCGAAGGAGACTGGCCAAAGCTCTGGCGCTACAGGACTTCTTCGAGAAGATGTCCAAAAACTAA
- the LOC105842893 gene encoding uncharacterized protein LOC105842893 yields MNLEEIHTILKAVTGSEGVSYAVTKEYFTRSGIIDGRMISESLFDEVYERLSPNREHLDLSKFIQLFGMLARNTRQDVEALAIKFDNIKESVIDGIRKGKS; encoded by the exons ATGAATTTAGAAGAGATACACACAATATTAAAAGCCGTCACCGGATCAGAGGGAGTCAGTTATGCCGTCACGAAGGAATATTTTACCAGAAGCGGCATAATTGACGGCAGAATGATAAGCGAGAGTTTGTTTGATGAAGTTTACGAAAG actGAGTCCAAACAGGGAACATTTGGATTTGTCGAAATTCATACAACTTTTCGGTATGTTGGCGCGAAACACAAGACAGGACGTCGAAGCATTGGCGATTAAATTCGATAATATCAAAGAAAGCGTGATCGACGGAATACGAAAAggaaaatcataa